A genomic window from Cryobacterium sp. SO2 includes:
- the rplL gene encoding 50S ribosomal protein L7/L12: MAKLSTEELLEQFKGLTLIELSEFVKAFEETFEVTAAAPVAVAGAAGPAAAAEEVEEQSAFDVILDAVGDKKIQVIKVVRELTSLGLGEAKAVVDGAPKAVLEGVAKEAAEKAKASLEAAGATVTLK; the protein is encoded by the coding sequence ATGGCAAAGCTTTCCACTGAAGAGCTGCTTGAGCAGTTCAAGGGCCTCACCCTCATCGAGCTCTCCGAGTTCGTCAAGGCATTCGAGGAGACCTTCGAGGTCACCGCGGCCGCCCCCGTTGCCGTCGCCGGAGCCGCTGGCCCCGCCGCCGCTGCCGAAGAGGTCGAAGAGCAGAGCGCGTTCGACGTCATCCTCGACGCCGTTGGCGACAAGAAGATCCAGGTCATCAAGGTTGTGCGCGAGCTCACCAGCCTGGGCCTCGGCGAGGCCAAGGCCGTTGTCGATGGCGCGCCGAAGGCCGTCCTCGAGGGCGTTGCGAAGGAAGCTGCCGAGAAGGCAAAGGCTTCCCTCGAGGCCGCTGGCGCAACCGTCACCCTCAAGTAG
- a CDS encoding DUF559 domain-containing protein: protein MSARLPLPPDLPTPAFTVGHAQRAGVPGHRLRAADLNAEVAGIRSFRHDLTLPDRCALFQLRLAPESFFSHSTAALLHGMPVPYERATDARVHISFPSPHRAPHARGIAGHSLQVEAHDLMTSVDGLRLTTPLRTWFDLAHSLGLLDLVAAGDALIHWRRPLVSALDLAEALNRPLNRRVQRKLRHAGALLNDRSESAPESILRALLELAGLPVSGVNHVVTDRFGEFVARTDLLIDRYRIILEYQGDYHRTKKGQWRADMTRRAKLEAQGWRVMELNADDLRNPTELVQRIRALAQLPRLHD from the coding sequence ATGAGCGCACGACTCCCCCTTCCGCCCGACCTGCCGACACCGGCCTTCACCGTCGGTCACGCCCAGCGCGCCGGCGTTCCCGGGCACAGGCTGCGCGCTGCAGACCTCAACGCCGAGGTAGCCGGCATCCGATCCTTTCGTCACGATCTGACGCTGCCCGATCGATGCGCCCTCTTCCAACTGCGCCTCGCGCCGGAGAGCTTTTTCAGCCACAGCACCGCCGCACTGCTGCATGGGATGCCGGTGCCCTACGAGAGGGCAACCGATGCACGCGTTCACATCTCATTTCCCTCGCCGCACCGTGCACCACACGCACGCGGCATCGCCGGCCACTCGCTGCAGGTTGAAGCCCACGATCTGATGACGAGCGTGGATGGGCTTCGTCTGACCACGCCTCTGCGCACCTGGTTCGACCTGGCGCACAGTCTCGGCCTACTCGACCTGGTCGCCGCCGGCGACGCGCTCATCCACTGGAGGCGACCGTTGGTGTCAGCCCTCGACCTGGCTGAGGCCCTCAACCGCCCGCTCAACAGACGCGTGCAACGCAAGCTGCGCCACGCGGGCGCTCTACTGAACGACCGGTCGGAGTCTGCTCCGGAGTCGATCCTCAGGGCGCTCCTCGAGCTGGCCGGGCTGCCGGTATCCGGGGTGAATCACGTCGTGACCGACAGATTCGGCGAGTTCGTGGCCCGAACCGATCTGCTCATCGACAGATATCGGATCATTCTGGAATACCAGGGCGATTATCACCGCACGAAGAAGGGCCAGTGGCGGGCCGACATGACGCGTCGCGCCAAGCTCGAGGCTCAGGGCTGGCGGGTGATGGAGCTCAACGCCGACGACTTGAGGAATCCGACTGAGCTCGTGCAACGCATCCGCGCCCTCGCCCAGCTGCCCCGCCTGCACGACTAG
- a CDS encoding MarR family transcriptional regulator — protein MASDLHDILGDLVSVNHRLTRVAARAARGTESPALWRTLSVLLSTGPIRLGELAELSRVSQPTATKLVGSLVARGWIARTSDPDDARVSLIASTPAGETALIAWRTELAAALLPYFADLPTIDVETLERAVAILRDRVEATERQDAPERLAARATEATR, from the coding sequence ATGGCTTCTGACCTACACGACATCCTCGGGGACCTGGTCTCCGTCAACCACCGCCTCACCCGCGTGGCCGCCCGCGCCGCCCGCGGCACCGAGTCGCCCGCCCTGTGGCGCACGCTCAGCGTGCTGCTCTCCACCGGTCCGATCCGCCTCGGCGAACTCGCCGAGCTGAGCCGCGTCTCGCAGCCCACCGCCACCAAGCTGGTCGGCAGCCTCGTTGCCCGCGGCTGGATCGCACGCACCAGCGACCCCGACGACGCCCGCGTCAGCCTCATCGCCAGCACCCCGGCCGGCGAGACCGCGCTGATCGCCTGGCGCACCGAGCTCGCCGCCGCCCTGCTGCCCTACTTCGCCGACCTGCCGACCATTGATGTCGAGACGCTCGAGCGGGCCGTCGCGATCCTGCGCGACCGGGTCGAAGCCACCGAACGGCAGGATGCGCCAGAGCGCCTGGCCGCCCGCGCCACGGAGGCGACCCGATGA
- a CDS encoding MFS transporter, producing MSRTVQGSAPASAHGVPAGTSILHQPKAVWAVAFACVIAFMGIGLVDPILPAIAADLAATPTETEMLFTSYLLITGIAMFFTSWLSSRIGAKRTLLIGLALIVVFALAAGLSQDVESIIGFRAGWGLGNALFISTALATIVGAAAGGTSSAIILYEAALGLGIAIGPLLGGLLGSISWRGPFFGSATLMAVGFIAIVVLLKTEGPKPVPTRLSAPFRALARPGLGILAAAALFYNIGFFVLLAYTPFALVPLGLGSAVSLGLVFFGWGLSLAITSVWVAPLLTRRMRRSRVLWLVLPLLALDLAAAGVLVGSGVGLVACVIVGGLLLGVLNTVLTESVMEATDLPRSVASSAYSGVRFLGGAIAPPAATLLADQFTSATPFFAAGASVLVALLVIVLGRHHLARADGAVEDSLEEAEAIGAGDS from the coding sequence ATGAGCCGCACCGTCCAGGGCTCCGCACCCGCTTCCGCGCACGGCGTTCCCGCCGGCACCAGCATCCTGCACCAGCCCAAGGCGGTCTGGGCCGTCGCCTTCGCCTGCGTCATCGCGTTCATGGGCATCGGCCTGGTCGACCCGATCCTGCCGGCCATCGCCGCGGACCTCGCCGCGACGCCGACCGAGACCGAGATGCTCTTCACGAGCTACCTGCTCATCACCGGCATCGCGATGTTCTTCACCAGCTGGCTGTCCAGCCGGATCGGCGCCAAGCGCACCCTGCTGATCGGTCTGGCCCTGATCGTGGTCTTCGCCCTCGCCGCCGGCCTGTCGCAGGACGTCGAGTCGATCATCGGCTTCCGCGCGGGCTGGGGCCTCGGCAACGCCCTGTTCATCTCCACCGCGCTGGCCACCATCGTGGGCGCCGCAGCGGGCGGCACGTCGTCGGCGATCATCCTCTACGAGGCCGCCCTCGGCCTGGGCATCGCCATCGGCCCACTGCTGGGCGGACTGCTCGGCAGCATCAGCTGGCGCGGCCCGTTCTTCGGCAGTGCCACGCTCATGGCCGTCGGCTTCATCGCCATCGTGGTGCTCCTCAAGACCGAGGGGCCCAAGCCGGTCCCCACGCGCCTCTCCGCACCGTTCCGCGCGCTCGCCCGGCCGGGCCTGGGCATCCTGGCCGCCGCCGCCCTGTTCTACAACATCGGCTTCTTCGTGCTGCTGGCCTACACGCCGTTCGCGCTCGTGCCGCTGGGCCTGGGCAGCGCCGTGAGCCTGGGCCTGGTGTTCTTCGGCTGGGGCCTGTCGCTGGCCATCACCTCGGTGTGGGTGGCGCCGCTGCTCACTCGACGGATGCGCCGCAGCCGGGTGCTCTGGCTTGTGCTGCCCCTGCTCGCCCTCGACCTGGCCGCGGCCGGAGTGCTCGTCGGCTCAGGCGTCGGCTTGGTGGCCTGCGTCATCGTCGGCGGGCTGCTGCTCGGCGTGCTCAACACCGTGCTCACCGAGAGCGTGATGGAGGCCACCGACCTGCCGCGCAGCGTGGCCTCGTCCGCCTACTCAGGGGTTCGATTCCTCGGCGGGGCCATCGCGCCGCCGGCAGCCACCCTGCTCGCGGACCAGTTCACCTCGGCGACACCGTTCTTCGCCGCCGGCGCCTCCGTGCTCGTGGCGCTGCTCGTGATCGTGCTCGGCCGCCATCACCTCGCCCGCGCCGACGGTGCCGTCGAGGACTCCCTCGAAGAGGCCGAAGCGATCGGCGCCGGCGACAGCTGA
- a CDS encoding DNA-3-methyladenine glycosylase 2 family protein has protein sequence MNSDPAAAAPTAATLYAPRRPVTLAATMAPHRRGLGDPTCRTDDAGIWRTQRTPLGPATLLLRQRADGAVDARAWGEGAEWSIGQVPALLGDGDDWTGLDLGAHPALAEVRRRAPGVWLGSSGLVFEALIPAIIEQKVTTLEAHRAWYRLIRRHGEAAPGPAPAGMMVSPGPERWRLVPSWEWHRAGVDPRRSRTAVTVAAVAASLDRPVDVVTAARRLQSLPGVGRWTAAEVTQRSHGDPDSVSVGDYHLAAQVGWALTGSPVDDDGMLELLEPFLGHRQRVVRLILGSGYRAPRRGPRMTIQDHRFH, from the coding sequence ATGAATTCCGATCCAGCCGCCGCGGCCCCGACGGCCGCCACGCTGTACGCGCCCCGGCGCCCGGTGACCCTGGCCGCCACCATGGCCCCGCACCGCCGCGGCCTGGGTGACCCCACCTGCCGCACCGATGACGCCGGAATCTGGCGCACGCAGCGAACACCGCTCGGGCCGGCCACCCTGCTGCTCCGCCAGCGCGCGGACGGAGCCGTCGACGCCCGGGCCTGGGGCGAGGGCGCCGAGTGGAGCATCGGCCAGGTGCCGGCGCTGCTCGGCGACGGCGACGACTGGACCGGACTCGACCTCGGCGCGCACCCCGCTCTCGCCGAGGTGCGCCGCCGCGCTCCCGGCGTCTGGCTGGGCAGCTCTGGTCTGGTCTTCGAGGCCCTCATCCCCGCGATCATCGAACAGAAGGTCACCACCCTCGAGGCCCACCGGGCCTGGTACCGGCTCATCCGCAGACATGGCGAGGCTGCCCCCGGGCCGGCGCCGGCGGGCATGATGGTGTCCCCCGGCCCCGAGCGCTGGCGGCTGGTGCCGTCGTGGGAGTGGCATCGGGCCGGAGTCGACCCGCGCCGGTCCCGCACGGCCGTGACGGTGGCGGCCGTCGCCGCCTCGCTCGACCGGCCGGTCGACGTGGTCACGGCCGCGCGGCGGCTGCAGTCGCTGCCCGGGGTGGGTCGCTGGACCGCAGCCGAGGTGACCCAGCGCTCACACGGCGACCCGGATTCGGTGAGTGTGGGAGACTACCACCTGGCCGCCCAGGTGGGCTGGGCGCTCACCGGCTCCCCCGTCGACGACGACGGCATGCTCGAGTTGCTCGAGCCGTTCCTCGGCCACCGTCAGCGAGTGGTGCGGCTCATCCTGGGCAGCGGCTACCGGGCCCCGCGGCGCGGCCCGCGCATGACCATCCAGGACCACCGCTTCCATTGA
- a CDS encoding LacI family DNA-binding transcriptional regulator yields MSAIADVARLAGVAKATASRALSGRGYVSDETRSKVIAAAAQIGYVASPNAASLVTGRTQSVGVIIPFISRWFFSEVLESLEQSLLAQGYDMTLYNLPAHSAERERVFDFFLARKRFDGVISVGVELSDTEVALLHRMGRPLVGIGGEIPGVHTIAIDDIATARLATEHLLSLGHTDIRHVGGDQVDQMDFAVHTKRLTGFNEAMRAAGLPTDDGFSACAFTVPGGYEAGLALFGDPRRRPTAVFAASDEIAVGLIIAARELGIQIPTELSVIGIDGHPYAEMFRLTTIEQHPRNQARMAIDSLLAELDHTEGPERTGHLTRVPTNLVMRSSTSAPR; encoded by the coding sequence ATGAGCGCAATCGCCGATGTTGCGCGCCTGGCCGGCGTCGCCAAGGCCACAGCCTCCCGTGCGCTCAGCGGTCGCGGCTATGTGTCAGATGAGACCCGGAGCAAGGTGATCGCCGCCGCCGCCCAGATCGGCTACGTCGCCTCCCCCAATGCGGCGAGCCTGGTCACCGGGCGCACCCAGAGCGTCGGCGTTATCATCCCGTTCATCAGCCGGTGGTTCTTCTCCGAGGTTCTCGAGAGCCTCGAGCAGTCGCTATTGGCCCAGGGCTACGACATGACGCTGTACAACCTGCCCGCCCACTCGGCCGAGCGCGAGCGGGTCTTCGACTTCTTCCTCGCCCGCAAGCGGTTCGACGGCGTGATCTCGGTCGGCGTGGAGCTCAGCGACACCGAGGTCGCCCTGTTGCACCGGATGGGCCGCCCCCTGGTGGGGATCGGCGGCGAGATCCCCGGCGTGCACACTATCGCGATCGACGACATCGCCACCGCGCGCCTGGCCACCGAGCACCTGCTCAGCCTCGGCCACACCGACATCCGCCACGTGGGCGGTGACCAGGTGGACCAGATGGATTTCGCCGTGCACACCAAGCGGCTCACCGGCTTCAACGAGGCCATGCGCGCAGCGGGCCTGCCCACCGACGACGGCTTCTCGGCCTGCGCGTTCACTGTGCCCGGCGGGTACGAGGCAGGGCTGGCCCTGTTCGGCGACCCGCGCCGCCGGCCGACGGCGGTGTTCGCGGCAAGCGACGAGATCGCCGTCGGGCTCATCATCGCCGCCAGGGAGCTGGGCATCCAGATCCCCACCGAACTCTCGGTGATCGGGATCGACGGCCACCCGTATGCCGAGATGTTCCGGCTCACGACCATCGAACAGCATCCGCGCAACCAGGCCAGGATGGCCATCGACTCGCTCCTGGCGGAACTGGACCACACCGAGGGGCCCGAACGCACCGGACACCTCACCCGGGTGCCGACCAACCTGGTGATGCGCTCGAGCACCAGCGCCCCCCGGTGA
- a CDS encoding ABC transporter substrate-binding protein: MSVKQHRRLFVPVAAAAVMGLALTGCTGDIAAQDAADTDCAAYTDYGTFEGSPEVTISGTIQDVEADRLVSSWADFQACTGITVSYTGTKEFEAQIAVLAEGGNASDIAIIPQPGLFNKLADAGFLKPAPQAVEDNVDKWWSADWKGYGTASDGTFYAAPLMASVKGYVWYSPSMFKDKGYEIPTSLDEMMDLTAQIAADGTVPWCAGVGSGDATGWPGTDWIEDYVLREAGADTYDKWVTHEIPFNDPAIVSAFNSVGDILKNPDYVNAGLGDVSSIISTEFGDAGLPVLDGTCALHHQASFYEGFWKNADESAVDVSPDGDVYAFLLPPAEAGGEQAVTGGGELVGAFKESDEITAVLSYLSSDTWANNRVKLGGVISANTGLDASLASSDILKQSVEILQDPNTVFRFDGSDLMPGAVGTDSFWKGIVSWLSGDDTQKVVDTIESSWPKS; this comes from the coding sequence ATGAGCGTGAAACAGCACCGCCGGCTCTTTGTCCCGGTCGCTGCAGCCGCAGTGATGGGACTCGCCCTGACCGGCTGTACCGGCGACATCGCCGCCCAGGACGCAGCGGACACCGACTGCGCGGCCTACACCGACTACGGCACCTTCGAGGGCAGCCCCGAAGTCACCATCAGCGGCACGATCCAGGACGTCGAGGCCGACCGCCTCGTCAGCTCCTGGGCAGACTTCCAGGCCTGCACCGGCATCACCGTGAGCTACACGGGCACCAAGGAGTTCGAGGCTCAGATCGCCGTTCTCGCCGAGGGCGGCAACGCCTCCGATATCGCGATCATCCCGCAGCCCGGCCTGTTCAACAAGCTCGCGGATGCCGGCTTCCTCAAGCCTGCCCCCCAGGCTGTCGAGGACAACGTCGACAAGTGGTGGTCCGCTGACTGGAAGGGCTACGGCACCGCGTCCGACGGCACCTTCTACGCCGCACCGCTGATGGCCAGCGTCAAGGGCTACGTCTGGTACTCGCCCTCGATGTTCAAGGACAAGGGCTACGAGATCCCCACCTCGCTCGACGAGATGATGGACCTCACCGCCCAGATCGCCGCCGACGGCACCGTGCCGTGGTGCGCCGGCGTCGGATCGGGTGACGCCACCGGTTGGCCGGGAACGGACTGGATCGAGGACTACGTCCTGCGCGAGGCCGGCGCCGACACCTACGACAAGTGGGTCACGCACGAGATCCCGTTCAACGACCCCGCGATCGTCTCGGCCTTCAACTCGGTCGGCGACATCCTGAAGAACCCGGACTACGTCAACGCTGGACTCGGCGACGTCTCGTCGATCATCTCCACGGAGTTCGGCGACGCCGGCCTCCCGGTGCTCGACGGCACCTGCGCACTGCACCACCAGGCCTCGTTCTACGAGGGCTTCTGGAAGAACGCCGACGAGTCGGCAGTGGATGTCTCGCCTGACGGCGACGTCTACGCCTTCCTCCTGCCGCCCGCAGAGGCCGGCGGAGAGCAGGCTGTCACCGGTGGTGGCGAGCTGGTCGGTGCCTTCAAGGAGAGCGACGAGATCACCGCAGTGCTCAGCTACCTCTCCAGCGACACCTGGGCGAACAACCGGGTCAAGCTGGGCGGTGTGATCAGCGCCAACACCGGCCTCGACGCCTCCCTCGCCTCCAGCGACATCCTCAAGCAGAGCGTCGAGATCCTGCAGGACCCGAACACGGTCTTCCGTTTCGACGGCTCTGACCTGATGCCCGGCGCCGTGGGAACCGACTCCTTCTGGAAGGGCATCGTGTCCTGGCTGAGTGGCGACGATACCCAGAAGGTCGTCGACACCATCGAGTCGAGCTGGCCGAAGAGCTAG